A genomic region of Sulfobacillus acidophilus DSM 10332 contains the following coding sequences:
- a CDS encoding hypothetical protein (SPTR: NgoFVII restriction endonuclease) yields the protein MGSAPGELQRQYYALLNWLFLAPALPLLRIQAIGHGHHGYLYPMTAIVYGKSNAGKTDFLKTVLRLMTGLDVLVPGGDFTKTAYAAWAKRAQALPMVVDDIQRDRFQRHAVELIKSTDYFDTLPAPCLVFSANADIDGLATEVTKRAYVVPIAASIPVSAAAKDRYTRQIQQQVGTALYRAYLGRVLPDLADLAPQWDNPEPPDPYQTASSVLLEVLSEALGTTPPWARVLRLDDYLAAPDGHIRETLINLWQTRPQMFRIDRAAHQLVLEASSQTELGRWRKTLPSYLVIQQAQLSLILHLEETERFLGMRLNPRRWWQRR from the coding sequence GTGGGGAGTGCGCCCGGAGAGTTGCAACGCCAATATTATGCGCTCCTCAACTGGTTGTTTCTGGCCCCGGCGTTGCCGCTTCTGCGCATCCAAGCCATTGGACATGGCCATCACGGCTATCTATATCCCATGACGGCTATTGTGTACGGTAAGAGCAATGCCGGTAAAACCGACTTTTTGAAAACGGTTTTGCGGCTTATGACGGGCCTCGATGTGTTGGTTCCTGGCGGAGACTTCACCAAGACGGCCTATGCTGCATGGGCGAAACGGGCCCAGGCCTTGCCGATGGTCGTGGACGACATTCAGCGGGATCGCTTTCAGCGCCATGCGGTTGAACTCATCAAAAGCACCGACTACTTCGACACCCTGCCGGCCCCGTGCCTTGTGTTTAGCGCCAATGCGGACATTGACGGTCTAGCGACGGAGGTAACCAAACGGGCCTATGTGGTGCCGATTGCCGCGAGTATCCCCGTGAGCGCGGCGGCTAAGGATCGTTATACCCGCCAGATTCAGCAACAGGTGGGCACGGCGCTCTATCGCGCCTATCTGGGCCGCGTGCTGCCGGATTTAGCCGACTTGGCACCGCAATGGGACAATCCAGAACCGCCGGACCCTTATCAAACCGCGTCTTCCGTGCTACTGGAGGTGTTGAGCGAGGCCTTGGGCACAACGCCGCCGTGGGCTCGCGTCTTAAGGTTGGATGATTATTTGGCTGCGCCGGACGGGCATATCCGAGAAACCCTGATCAATCTATGGCAAACACGACCCCAGATGTTTCGGATTGATCGGGCCGCCCATCAACTCGTGTTGGAAGCCAGTAGCCAGACGGAACTGGGGCGGTGGCGCAAGACCTTACCGAGTTATCTCGTTATCCAGCAGGCCCAATTGTCGTTAATTTTGCACTTGGAAGAAACCGAAAGGTTTTTGGGTATGCGCTTAAATCCGCGCCGGTGGTGGCAACGCCGTTGA
- a CDS encoding Integrase catalytic region (PFAM: Integrase core domain~InterPro IPR001584~KEGG: hmo:HM1_0932 integrase, catalytic region~PFAM: Integrase, catalytic core~SPTR: Integrase catalytic region) — MTELCEQVHAWAEAYPQVPLQVWCATVHLPRGSYYAWRRRQLNPSEDRRRAAVGRAPVGYSTTQTGHAVSDDQIMAWILAILEQENPWYGYRKVTAVLRQQYGLIINPKKVYRLMKAWHLLWPDRPPKSRYPRKLARNWVITRPNQLWQTDITYGYIAGEDRFFYVQAILDVCDRSIVAYHIGLTCRAADAAQTLQRAVQARQTEWGPEPPVIRTDNGPQFTAHVFEAQCQAFGLTHERIPVATPNANAYIEAWHALLDRECLSQEFATYAEAYAAVTRWIAFYNQRRLHGALGYRSPAQMRHAVANGQAQWTPLCA; from the coding sequence GTGACAGAATTATGTGAACAGGTGCATGCATGGGCTGAGGCGTACCCCCAGGTGCCCCTGCAAGTCTGGTGTGCGACCGTGCATCTCCCGCGCGGGAGTTATTATGCCTGGCGCCGGCGGCAGCTCAACCCGTCCGAAGACCGACGGCGCGCGGCCGTCGGCCGCGCCCCTGTGGGCTATAGCACCACCCAAACCGGGCATGCGGTGTCCGACGACCAAATCATGGCGTGGATTCTGGCCATTTTGGAGCAGGAAAATCCCTGGTATGGCTATCGGAAAGTCACGGCGGTCTTACGCCAACAGTATGGGTTGATCATCAATCCGAAAAAGGTCTATCGGCTGATGAAGGCTTGGCACTTGCTCTGGCCCGATCGCCCCCCGAAATCGCGCTATCCGCGCAAATTGGCCCGGAATTGGGTCATCACGCGACCGAACCAGCTGTGGCAAACGGACATCACCTACGGATATATTGCGGGCGAAGACCGTTTTTTCTACGTCCAAGCGATTTTAGATGTCTGTGACCGGAGTATCGTGGCCTATCACATTGGGCTGACCTGCCGGGCGGCGGACGCCGCCCAGACGCTTCAACGAGCCGTCCAGGCCCGCCAGACCGAATGGGGTCCGGAACCGCCCGTGATTCGCACCGATAATGGCCCTCAATTTACGGCTCACGTGTTCGAAGCCCAGTGTCAAGCCTTCGGCTTGACCCACGAACGGATTCCCGTGGCGACGCCGAACGCCAACGCCTATATTGAGGCCTGGCATGCCCTGTTAGACCGCGAATGTCTGAGTCAGGAATTTGCGACCTATGCCGAAGCCTACGCGGCGGTCACCCGGTGGATTGCGTTTTATAACCAGCGCCGCCTGCACGGAGCCTTAGGGTATCGGTCTCCTGCCCAAATGCGGCACGCCGTGGCGAACGGCCAAGCACAGTGGACCCCGTTGTGTGCGTAA
- a CDS encoding transposase IS3/IS911 family protein (PFAM: Transposase~InterPro IPR002514~KEGG: gtn:GTNG_3489 IS426 transposase~PFAM: Transposase IS3/IS911~SPTR: Transposase IS3/IS911 family protein) codes for MIPMSQTYAPEFKQQVVREVRETGNAALVARQHQLNPSMVRRWVREALTAEYPDPQALSLAEENVRLKRLLAERDLQIAMLQDFLRKKGMRW; via the coding sequence ATGATTCCGATGAGTCAAACCTATGCACCCGAATTTAAACAGCAAGTGGTACGCGAAGTACGAGAAACCGGTAATGCGGCCCTGGTAGCCCGGCAACATCAGCTGAACCCCTCCATGGTGCGCCGCTGGGTCCGGGAAGCCTTAACCGCAGAATATCCGGATCCGCAAGCCTTGTCGTTAGCCGAAGAAAACGTGCGCCTAAAGCGGCTGTTAGCGGAGCGCGACCTTCAAATTGCGATGCTCCAGGATTTTCTCCGCAAAAAGGGGATGCGGTGGTGA
- a CDS encoding integrase family protein (PFAM: Phage integrase, N-terminal SAM-like domain; Phage integrase family~COGs: COG4974 Site-specific recombinase XerD~InterPro IPR004107:IPR002104~KEGG: gfo:GFO_1353 phage integrase family protein~PFAM: Integrase, catalytic core, phage; Integrase, N-terminal SAM-like, phage~SPTR: Phage integrase family protein) has product MSQYRSAWQRLGTFMNDRGDVNYSAMCGEAFIYHLIGSRKFENLDRWEQDIIYCTNVLTEFLETGMIKFRRGQKFYDLWGAVGQTMQAYIAEKKAFGLSSGTLTAYHKDLQHFLAYLDTHDIADVHAITATVVISYTATLGFCTPHIRHRRLSIVKGFLRYLYDRGLAAEDRSPLVPRDQYSKQPVLPSTYTRDEIAALIAAIDRSSPKGKRDYAMVLITARLGLRATDVCDLGFENLRWEDSVIILNQRKTGERIELPLLADVGAALIDYLKYGRPVSELPFIFLHVNPPYDRLNRTTLHSIVSLSLRRAGIVFEKERRHGPHALRHSLAGVLLAKKTPVPVIAAVLGHRSTESARFYLRIDLQALRQCALEVPAVPPAFYVGRSPR; this is encoded by the coding sequence ATGAGCCAATATCGGTCCGCATGGCAACGACTCGGGACCTTTATGAACGACCGGGGGGACGTCAATTATTCGGCGATGTGCGGGGAGGCGTTCATTTACCACCTGATCGGCTCCCGCAAGTTTGAGAACCTCGACCGGTGGGAGCAGGACATCATCTACTGCACCAACGTCCTCACCGAGTTTCTCGAAACAGGGATGATTAAATTTCGACGGGGGCAGAAGTTTTACGACCTATGGGGAGCGGTGGGGCAGACCATGCAGGCTTACATCGCGGAAAAAAAGGCGTTTGGTCTGAGCTCCGGGACGCTGACCGCATACCACAAGGATTTGCAGCATTTCCTGGCTTATCTAGACACACACGACATAGCCGACGTGCACGCCATCACGGCGACCGTCGTCATCTCGTATACCGCCACACTCGGGTTTTGCACGCCACACATTCGACATCGGCGTCTCTCCATCGTGAAAGGATTTCTGCGGTATCTCTATGATCGCGGATTGGCGGCAGAAGACAGGTCCCCGCTGGTCCCCCGCGACCAGTATTCCAAGCAGCCGGTGCTCCCCTCGACCTATACGCGCGATGAGATCGCGGCTCTCATCGCGGCCATCGATCGGAGTAGTCCCAAAGGTAAACGTGATTATGCCATGGTCTTAATCACAGCCCGCCTAGGGCTGAGAGCCACTGATGTCTGTGACCTCGGCTTCGAGAATCTTCGCTGGGAAGACAGCGTGATTATCCTGAACCAGCGAAAAACTGGAGAACGAATAGAACTCCCACTTCTCGCGGACGTCGGAGCCGCACTCATTGATTATCTGAAATACGGCCGACCGGTCTCCGAACTGCCCTTCATTTTTCTGCACGTGAATCCTCCGTATGACCGACTCAACCGGACCACCCTGCACAGCATTGTCAGTCTCTCCCTCCGCCGGGCCGGGATCGTGTTCGAGAAGGAGCGCCGCCATGGTCCACATGCCCTCCGCCATAGCCTGGCGGGCGTATTGCTCGCCAAAAAGACGCCGGTGCCCGTCATCGCCGCAGTCTTGGGTCACCGGAGTACGGAGAGCGCCCGGTTTTACCTGCGAATTGATCTCCAGGCCCTGCGTCAATGCGCATTGGAAGTGCCGGCGGTACCGCCGGCATTTTATGTGGGGAGGTCCCCTCGATGA
- a CDS encoding integrase catalytic region (COGs: COG4584 Transposase and inactivated derivatives~KEGG: toc:Toce_0671 integrase catalytic region~SPTR: Putative uncharacterized protein), whose amino-acid sequence MKNMKEIERMVTMFAEGYAIAAIAATLHVDRKTVRKYVYQEDFSEPFPTRTGRKSPLDPFKPTIQAWLAEDARVRYKQRHTAERVYQRLQDEYGDRFTCSYSTVQRYIKQLRAERPAQSTGTLELEWHPGTAQVDFGTADVYWQPGDTLVHAVKYLVVSFPFSNAALWQYFPGETAECVVHGLQAIWQQIGGVPSRVVFDNATGIGRRIGEVIRYADLFERFKVHYGFDATFCNPDAGHEKGYGKRAIM is encoded by the coding sequence GTGAAAAATATGAAAGAAATTGAGCGCATGGTGACGATGTTTGCGGAAGGGTATGCGATTGCCGCCATTGCAGCAACGCTCCATGTCGACCGCAAGACCGTTCGTAAGTATGTCTACCAGGAAGACTTTTCGGAACCGTTTCCCACGAGGACCGGTCGCAAGTCTCCGCTTGATCCCTTCAAACCGACGATTCAAGCCTGGCTGGCGGAGGATGCCCGCGTGCGCTATAAGCAACGGCACACCGCTGAACGCGTGTACCAACGCCTTCAAGACGAATATGGGGACCGCTTTACGTGTTCCTATTCCACGGTGCAACGCTATATCAAACAGCTGCGGGCCGAGCGGCCCGCGCAATCGACGGGCACCCTCGAACTCGAGTGGCATCCAGGAACCGCGCAAGTCGATTTCGGGACGGCTGACGTCTATTGGCAACCCGGGGATACCCTGGTCCACGCGGTCAAATATCTGGTGGTAAGCTTTCCCTTCAGTAATGCCGCCTTGTGGCAATATTTCCCGGGGGAAACCGCGGAATGCGTCGTGCACGGACTTCAGGCTATTTGGCAACAGATTGGCGGCGTGCCGTCCCGCGTCGTATTCGATAATGCGACCGGGATTGGGCGTCGGATCGGGGAGGTGATCCGGTACGCCGACCTCTTTGAGCGATTTAAGGTCCACTATGGGTTCGACGCGACGTTTTGCAATCCGGATGCGGGGCACGAAAAGGGTTATGGAAAGCGCGCGATAATGTAA
- a CDS encoding hypothetical protein (SPTR: NgoFVII restriction endonuclease) has protein sequence MPWFRQVDIVFGYAEIVPQGIADLMALQQTVAEQVQQVVQQLAPQHQAVLAALRDGSITFRTLTRHVSHKKTFLLSGRNRPPRVIVGSANLSTPGLGGHQWENLIVFDDSVAWMFFQRDWRRIADAASPIAPRVLLQHDPMDMEDIPVIHEVIQTRQAVVVEYHEGQVPEADMARAVIVRADALRDRYRDVPLPVGPQGATVIAPDAIHRIAVDWHSRQAAKAPDSEAVPRWEIMWGDPMVCRFAGRDMDLGPDGEEVRHDAELLAQYFAGF, from the coding sequence TTGCCGTGGTTTCGGCAGGTCGACATCGTCTTCGGGTATGCGGAAATCGTGCCGCAGGGGATTGCGGACTTGATGGCCTTGCAACAGACGGTGGCAGAGCAGGTGCAACAAGTCGTCCAGCAACTCGCGCCGCAGCATCAAGCGGTGCTGGCGGCATTAAGAGACGGCTCCATCACCTTTCGGACGCTGACCCGACACGTCTCCCATAAAAAGACGTTTTTGCTCTCGGGCAGGAATCGTCCGCCGCGGGTGATTGTGGGATCGGCCAACTTATCGACACCGGGTTTGGGCGGCCATCAATGGGAAAACCTGATCGTGTTTGATGACTCTGTTGCATGGATGTTTTTCCAGCGGGACTGGCGTCGCATTGCGGACGCCGCGAGCCCGATCGCACCACGCGTGCTTCTCCAACACGATCCAATGGATATGGAAGATATCCCGGTAATCCATGAGGTCATTCAGACACGGCAAGCTGTAGTGGTTGAGTATCATGAGGGGCAAGTCCCAGAGGCGGATATGGCCCGGGCGGTTATCGTCCGGGCGGATGCCTTGCGGGATCGTTATCGTGACGTTCCCTTGCCGGTCGGCCCTCAAGGCGCCACGGTTATCGCCCCGGACGCCATTCACCGAATCGCCGTGGATTGGCACAGCCGTCAAGCCGCCAAAGCGCCGGATTCCGAGGCCGTGCCGCGTTGGGAGATCATGTGGGGCGATCCGATGGTGTGCCGCTTTGCGGGCCGCGACATGGACCTCGGTCCTGATGGGGAGGAGGTCCGCCACGACGCCGAGCTCTTAGCGCAGTATTTTGCGGGATTTTAA
- a CDS encoding transposase mutator type (PFAM: Transposase, Mutator family~COGs: COG3328 Transposase and inactivated derivatives~InterPro IPR001207~KEGG: sth:STH2279 transposase~PFAM: Transposase, mutator type~SPTR: Transposase) gives MASSITKKSRSEQTLTVPWVDILQDAEDGLLALSIRVGLQVLQQMMAAEVEQLAGPKGRHDPQRQAVRHGTEVGSVFLGDRKISVSHPRVRAADGSEEIPLDTYHQFQDPTLATQAVLERMLYGLASRQQRHADAAFESAMEQPGPSKSTVSRRFIQATQQALDRFLQRRLDDRTWVVVMIDGLRVADHMVVGALGIDAEGHKRVLGLVEGATENHTVVTALLQDLITRGLTAAHGLLVVIDGAKALAKAVREVWGDRVLIQRCQIHKQRNVLDHLPKSAENRVRQRLRKAYQEPDADKAAQALEALAKELERDHPGAAGSLREGLEETLTVQRLGLPGLLRQTLANTNAMESLNSQFRTHAQNVKHWTNGQQVLRWLASASFFIEDTLTRIPGYREIPVLQTALKSAVAHKPEQKTEQIG, from the coding sequence GTGGCTTCCAGTATAACGAAAAAGTCCCGCTCGGAACAGACGCTGACCGTGCCGTGGGTAGACATTCTCCAGGATGCGGAAGACGGCTTATTGGCGCTGTCGATCCGGGTCGGATTGCAGGTCTTGCAACAGATGATGGCGGCCGAGGTGGAGCAGTTAGCGGGGCCTAAAGGACGTCATGATCCGCAACGCCAAGCGGTCCGACACGGGACCGAAGTCGGGAGCGTCTTTTTGGGGGATCGCAAAATCTCCGTTTCGCACCCACGGGTGCGGGCAGCCGATGGCTCGGAGGAAATTCCGTTAGACACCTACCATCAGTTTCAGGACCCGACGCTGGCGACCCAAGCCGTACTGGAACGGATGCTGTATGGCTTAGCGAGCCGCCAGCAGCGCCATGCCGATGCCGCCTTTGAATCCGCGATGGAGCAGCCGGGCCCCAGCAAAAGCACGGTGAGCCGGCGCTTTATCCAAGCCACCCAACAGGCCCTCGACCGCTTCCTCCAACGCCGGTTGGATGACCGGACGTGGGTTGTGGTGATGATCGATGGTTTGCGCGTGGCCGACCACATGGTGGTCGGGGCCTTAGGGATTGATGCGGAAGGCCACAAACGCGTACTGGGATTGGTGGAAGGGGCCACCGAAAATCATACCGTGGTCACGGCCTTATTACAGGATCTGATCACCCGCGGCCTGACGGCCGCGCACGGATTACTCGTGGTCATCGATGGCGCCAAGGCCTTAGCCAAAGCGGTGCGCGAGGTCTGGGGGGATCGCGTCCTCATCCAACGCTGCCAAATTCACAAGCAACGGAATGTGCTGGACCACCTGCCGAAATCGGCCGAAAATCGTGTCCGCCAGCGCTTACGGAAAGCGTATCAAGAACCGGATGCGGACAAGGCCGCCCAGGCATTAGAAGCGCTCGCGAAAGAGCTTGAACGGGACCATCCCGGCGCCGCCGGGAGCCTCCGAGAAGGGTTGGAAGAGACCCTCACCGTGCAGCGTTTGGGTCTTCCGGGCCTCTTGCGCCAAACGTTGGCCAACACCAATGCCATGGAATCTCTTAACAGTCAATTTCGGACCCATGCGCAGAACGTCAAACATTGGACCAATGGGCAACAAGTCTTACGCTGGTTGGCGTCGGCGAGCTTTTTCATCGAAGACACGTTGACGCGGATCCCGGGCTATCGCGAGATTCCCGTGTTGCAAACGGCCTTAAAATCAGCAGTGGCGCATAAACCCGAACAAAAAACCGAGCAAATCGGTTAA
- a CDS encoding AAA ATPase (PFAM: AAA domain (dynein-related subfamily)~COGs: COG3267 Type II secretory pathway component ExeA (predicted ATPase)~InterPro IPR003593~KEGG: chy:CHY_1252 ISChy3, orf3~SMART: ATPase, AAA+ type, core~SPTR: ISChy3, orf3), with amino-acid sequence MSDTWWHYWGCQRPPFSRDLPVERLFPAPSWQEARARIRHVLEDRGFLVLTGESGVGKTTALRAVLHPLNPAQYQLCYLPVAETWTPRHLYRAVAHALAVPVSPRTDDTERAVRHTLWTLATQHGRLPVLVLDESHLLSPHVLQSLRLLLNFAMDTTAPLALMCVGHTELRRKLALRPLEAIRQRVTVAYHLAPLTVAETADYLRHHLQAVGVERPVFTEAALAAAHAWSQGIPRRINHWARASLMAAWSQQHQIVDEAMVAIAEAELQWAGTV; translated from the coding sequence ATGAGTGACACGTGGTGGCACTATTGGGGGTGCCAGCGGCCGCCCTTTAGCCGCGATCTCCCGGTGGAGCGGTTGTTTCCGGCGCCATCGTGGCAAGAAGCGCGGGCGCGGATTCGCCATGTCCTAGAGGACCGGGGGTTTTTGGTGCTCACCGGGGAATCCGGCGTGGGGAAAACCACGGCGCTCCGCGCCGTGCTACACCCGCTGAATCCCGCCCAGTATCAGCTGTGTTATCTGCCCGTCGCAGAAACCTGGACGCCGCGGCATTTATATCGGGCGGTGGCCCATGCCCTCGCTGTCCCGGTCTCGCCGCGGACCGACGACACCGAACGGGCGGTCCGGCATACCCTGTGGACGTTGGCCACCCAGCACGGCCGACTGCCCGTGTTGGTGCTCGATGAGAGCCATTTGCTCTCGCCGCATGTCCTGCAGAGTTTGCGGCTCCTCTTGAACTTCGCCATGGACACGACGGCCCCCTTGGCGTTGATGTGTGTCGGGCATACCGAGTTGCGGCGCAAGTTGGCGCTCCGACCGCTCGAGGCGATTCGCCAGCGGGTCACGGTCGCCTATCATCTGGCCCCGCTGACCGTAGCAGAAACAGCCGACTACCTTCGTCACCACCTGCAGGCCGTCGGGGTGGAGCGGCCGGTATTTACGGAGGCGGCGCTGGCCGCCGCCCATGCCTGGTCGCAAGGGATTCCGCGCCGGATTAATCATTGGGCGCGCGCCAGCCTTATGGCCGCCTGGAGTCAGCAACACCAAATTGTAGACGAGGCCATGGTGGCGATCGCCGAAGCCGAACTGCAGTGGGCCGGAACGGTGTAA
- a CDS encoding transposase IS4 family protein (PFAM: Transposase DDE domain; Transposase domain (DUF772)~InterPro IPR002559~KEGG: bts:Btus_0348 transposase IS4 family protein~PFAM: Transposase, IS4-like~SPTR: Transposase IS4 family protein), with amino-acid sequence MAIIPQLSLFSWQDLQELGDLERLVIVLDTVPDEALMGQLETARGRGRNEYPVRAMWNSVLAGVVFQHPSIESLRRELARNAQLRALCGFRNAAVPPASAYTRFLRRLMAEQDTMDAMFEQLVDDITAVLPDFGQRLAIDSKAIRSRAVRPAKNPTADGRRDVDADFGRKEYRGVHEDGTTWTKVVKWFGYKLHLVVDSTYELPVAWEVTKASVSDVTRAMPLLDHLHHRHGALMSRAAILTADRGYDDTKLIAACWDTYHIKPVIDIRNMWRDPDATRVLPGHPTVTDNYRGEVFCHDPVTGQVHTMSNGGFEAGRQCLKKRCPARFAGVSCAGQDACPVAQGIRIPLKTERRIFTPIDRPSPQWAREYDRRTAVERVNSRLDVSFGFELHTIRGLQKMQLRCSLALVVMLAMALGRIRQRQPERMRRLVG; translated from the coding sequence ATGGCTATCATACCACAACTCTCGCTGTTTTCGTGGCAAGATCTCCAAGAATTGGGCGACCTCGAACGACTCGTGATCGTGCTGGACACGGTACCCGATGAAGCCCTCATGGGTCAACTCGAGACCGCCCGCGGCCGTGGGCGGAATGAATACCCCGTCCGCGCGATGTGGAATTCGGTGTTGGCCGGCGTGGTTTTCCAACACCCTAGCATCGAAAGCCTCCGCCGGGAACTGGCCCGCAATGCGCAACTGCGCGCGCTGTGCGGGTTCCGCAACGCGGCCGTCCCGCCCGCGTCGGCGTACACCCGGTTTCTGCGTCGTCTGATGGCCGAACAGGACACGATGGACGCGATGTTTGAGCAGCTGGTGGATGACATCACGGCCGTTCTCCCGGATTTCGGTCAGCGCTTGGCGATTGACAGCAAGGCCATCCGGTCGCGGGCCGTGCGGCCCGCCAAAAACCCCACCGCCGATGGGCGCCGCGACGTCGATGCCGACTTTGGACGGAAGGAATACCGCGGCGTTCATGAGGACGGGACCACCTGGACCAAAGTGGTCAAGTGGTTCGGGTATAAGCTGCACCTGGTCGTGGATTCGACGTACGAATTGCCGGTGGCGTGGGAGGTGACGAAAGCGTCGGTGTCCGATGTGACCCGTGCGATGCCCTTGTTGGATCATCTGCACCATCGCCACGGGGCGCTGATGTCCCGCGCAGCCATTTTGACGGCCGACCGGGGCTATGATGATACCAAATTGATCGCCGCCTGCTGGGATACCTACCATATCAAGCCGGTGATCGATATCCGGAATATGTGGCGGGACCCGGATGCCACGCGAGTCCTGCCGGGCCACCCGACGGTCACCGATAATTATCGCGGTGAGGTGTTTTGTCACGATCCGGTTACGGGTCAGGTTCACACCATGAGTAACGGCGGATTCGAAGCCGGGCGGCAATGCCTCAAAAAGCGTTGCCCCGCTCGCTTTGCCGGCGTATCCTGCGCTGGTCAAGACGCCTGTCCGGTCGCTCAGGGCATTCGTATCCCCTTAAAGACCGAGCGGCGGATTTTTACGCCCATCGATCGCCCGAGCCCGCAATGGGCGCGGGAATACGACCGCCGCACGGCGGTCGAACGGGTGAACAGTCGGTTGGACGTGTCGTTCGGGTTTGAACTCCATACCATTCGGGGGCTCCAGAAAATGCAACTCCGGTGTAGCTTGGCCCTCGTCGTCATGTTGGCGATGGCCCTCGGGCGAATTCGACAACGGCAACCGGAGCGCATGCGCCGCCTCGTCGGGTAG
- a CDS encoding hypothetical protein (KEGG: chy:CHY_2641 ISChy3, orf1), which yields MADRSLLLLVNPSTLTLPDFGTLVTRYQTFLATQETRYRPCPQCQGWRARHGWRARNVLGAPGQWGRLALLRLRCRPCHTVETVFPPWLLPYESWTVPVLDAVLTAVATEGQSWRQIATFWQVEVTAVKRRWRRWDPQLPAFRQQVHQVLQTWQIATPWRTWHPPPAARAADWGWLQLCWQAVALVLGAVRELGTPTGFVTWRTWVPTGLPGGVLPLHTHLSRRLGRTPAGFPP from the coding sequence TTGGCGGACCGCAGCCTGCTGTTGCTCGTGAATCCGAGTACTCTTACTTTACCCGATTTCGGGACCCTTGTCACGCGTTACCAGACCTTTTTAGCGACCCAGGAAACCCGATACCGTCCCTGTCCCCAGTGTCAGGGCTGGCGAGCGCGCCATGGCTGGCGCGCCCGGAACGTCCTGGGCGCCCCGGGACAGTGGGGGCGTTTGGCGCTGCTCCGATTGCGCTGCCGGCCCTGCCACACGGTCGAGACCGTGTTCCCCCCGTGGCTCTTGCCCTATGAAAGTTGGACGGTCCCCGTCTTGGATGCCGTGTTGACGGCCGTGGCGACGGAGGGGCAGTCGTGGCGCCAGATCGCCACGTTTTGGCAGGTCGAGGTGACGGCCGTCAAGCGCCGCTGGCGCCGCTGGGATCCCCAGTTGCCGGCCTTTCGCCAACAGGTTCATCAAGTGTTGCAAACGTGGCAGATCGCGACGCCGTGGCGCACCTGGCACCCCCCGCCCGCGGCGCGCGCCGCGGATTGGGGGTGGTTGCAACTCTGCTGGCAGGCTGTGGCCCTCGTGTTGGGAGCCGTGCGGGAATTGGGCACCCCGACGGGGTTCGTGACCTGGCGGACCTGGGTGCCCACCGGGTTACCCGGCGGCGTCCTTCCCCTCCATACCCACCTCAGTCGGCGGCTGGGTCGCACGCCCGCGGGGTTTCCACCCTGA